From the Mya arenaria isolate MELC-2E11 chromosome 17, ASM2691426v1 genome, the window gtgatatttttttctcggtttaatttgttttgttttttgttttgttttttatttgagaTCAATTTGTTGGAATGACATTACATCACAGTGATATTCACAAGTCAATATCGTCCTATTTTAAATTTAGtgtaattatcaaaatatattttttcaatgcttataaaaaatcttaataacCAAAGACGACGTATTTGACTATAAAAATCATGAAACAATCTAAGAACAGCTCTATGTCTGTTTCTGCTGTTCGTTTTTGAATGTGTATTCCTacattaattgttaaaatttgaaacttatatgtttcttgtttcttgAGGCTCGACCTGTACGTTAAGTTGTTATTATCTTCAGGTGTATGTGAGCCATTGGGTAGTAGCACGTGTGCAGGGAGAAACTCGTTTGTAGACTGTGGAAATACCGGAGAGTTTGACTGCCCTCCCATACACGCAGACGGTAGAgtttagttgttgttttcacCAGGGGTATGTGAGCCTATAGAGGTAGCAATTGTGTAGGGAAGAACTGGCTTGTATATTGCGAAAATACCGGAGGGTTTGATCGCCCTCTCATACACACAGAAGGTAGAGTTTAGTTGTCGTTTCCACCAGGGGTATGTGAGCCTATTGAGGTAGCACATGTAATGGTAATAACTCTTTTGTAGACTGTGGAAATACTGGAGAGATTGATTGCCCTCCCATACACGCAGAAGGTAGAGTTTAGTTTTTGTTTCCACCAGGGGTATGTGAGCATATAGAGGTAGCAAGTGTGCAGGGAATCTATGTAGTCGTTTGTAGTCTATGAATATAGTGGATAGTTTGACTGCCCTCCAATCTAAACAGAAGGTCAAGTTCGTTTTGTAGGAACAGTTTTATGCTGTTTAATAGACCCAGATGTGAATcaacatgcatttgtttattttacggatatcatattttgaaatcatatgAACAATCAACCCGTAAATAAAACCTCTCACTTAAAAGATTTTAGAGCTGCCaacttaaatttgtttttgaggAATAACTTGCAGgactgatgtcattatcggggtaaaAAGGCAATCCGGCATGTTATAGTGTGTGGACCCAACGCGTACTTGAACCAGTCCAATTGCGTTTATATCCAAGATAATGACATAAACtacgcaattcattacttatatttacactaaaagttcattattttgttcaaaaattgcaaaatatacttcatttcaatttaaaaaagtttcaaATAGAACGACAGACCGTagccggaaacagtttatcaaatgacgtcacaataacgcgggaaaaagTTAGTCACTTCAATTCACTTTCTAAGCGTAAACttgaaacaataataacaacaattcatttaacatatcatagaTTTTTACTCTctaacatgttgatttaagttcTTCGCGGTCTGCTGACActtaacaaacaattacaagataaatatgtttttaatttacattcatATTGTTATTCGATGACTCAcgatccgaagatgttgcgttcatcgtaTAATAATCGCAATAGCCGTAatgcagttcatttaagaagttgaggtgtaaaaaGGTGAAATAGAGATATGCAACTGCAATATAGATTAGGTCTTTAAAATGCATCGACATGTTAcgaattgcaaaacaaaaacatttattgtttagaTACCGTCAAAATGGACATACGCTATCCAGAAACGCCAGTCCCTGCCCAGGAAAccacatacatgtgtatggctTTTGAGCTTCCATCGGATAAGCCCTACCATCTGATCGCCTCTACCCCAATCATCGACAACAGGGAGGTCATGCACCACATCATCGTCTACGGATGTTCTGGAATGGGTAATTATTGTTACTCCCAAATGTTTTCCATACAGGACCATAACATTCTGACGTGCCTATCTATGCAAGTGAAATTAGAAGAAAGTTATATTGGGCTGCAGTTAAAACCTGGGTAAAACCCATGCTtccaaactgaaaaaaatatcctTATTTTGAGTACAAAATAATCGTAGCTAAATTAGTCGTCTGTGGCAATTCAATCAAACATTACTAGGTCTTTTTAAGTGCGTATACATGCGTCTTGTTTGTCAATGCTAAATAGCTTCTTTGTTGGTTATCACCTATATATGTTGATCCAGATGTGGTCAGCATATGATCGATGGCAAAACAAACAGTGCATTTCAAAAGTATCTATATATTGATTTACATTTCGCAATGCGTACTAATAGTagttttatattatgttaacCTTGTTGCGAACATAAACTAAATAAGTGACATAATATGAAATGATGTATCTAGCTTTGGTAGAACTTGTTTTTTAAACCGGAAGTGAAGAGTGCCAGACAGGCGTTTATTAAACATCCTAAAAACCACAAAACGTTACTTCCTGTACAGTACAGTAATCGCTGAAACCTTGAAAATCACGTGTCCGTGAATAGATATCACGTGacttatatttaaagattattaattaTCTTTGATTTGTTTTCGTGTTCTAACTTCCATTTATCTTAAATAATCAGAATTATATTAAACTATctaagatataaaataaaccatttttttgttaaaagaaatattatacaGCTGATTTCAAGTTATAATGGGATAGTTCTAGTCTGATTGCCAGGGGTGATCACTGCGTAGGAAATTGTAAAATTTCTTCTTGTCTCTATTTGTAGCGTTTTAAATGCTACGGAGTTGCTTACACTTCaaaaattggttttattatttattctattcaGTCCCTTTCACTAAACTTATAGTGACAATGAGCTTAGTAACTCATTGATAGGACACTAAATCGGATTACGTCCACCTTCGATGAATATCTTCTTTATTAAGCAAAATAATCAAAGTCAACGACTAGTAAATTTAACCATTTGCttataaattaagaatatttatatCTGGATGGTTCGGCGCGATGTCAGTTCCCCTTGTATTCatatcaattatattcaatACTGGACGGGGAATGCGTTAGTATCAGGTTATAATGCAGGCACTCAATTCGCGATTACGTACCATAGAAACCTCAAACAGCATTAAAATCGTTTTTACAGATGGTTATTAAATGAATTTCTGAAAATCTTGATCACTTTTTGTcattacttaaatgtaaagGAGCATGTCGGGGCAGAAGCCTTTAAAACTAGATCAATTATTAACAAACATAAGAAGCATATTGCCAACATATGTGTTACAGACACAGCACCAAGAGAGCTGAACAAACCATGGAATTGTCAGGGGGAAATGCAATCGTGTCGGGAGATGATAAGTTTATGGGCAGCAGGTAGCAATGGGATatgtttcaatgaaaacatgGGATTCCAGGTTGCTGGAGAAAAAGGACTGAAGTATGCTGTGATGGAGGTATGGTGTTTTACTGCCAACGTATTGTATTATCAGCGAGAAAACAATCTCTAGGGTCTAGCTAGAATCTGATCATTTCATTCATATCCGTTAGTGTAAACATTACATGTGATCAAGTACAGCAATGCCAATTGAGAGAAACATGACAACGTCGTAGCTTGGGGACTATGGGACAGAGTGCATAGATCTACCATTGCTATTAATCAAACcgaatttgataattttattgtcataattttcatgtattttttttagggatggaaaccggataccaaatcggtatccggatattcgtatcaagtattcgaatactatccggatactcgtatcaaattgttttcataataagtaaatttcctattatatgtcacccaccttctgtcATTTGACAgaattgtccacttaatttataattcgtcatattGCAATTTCAcgttttcattcattctttctcagtcttaataatttataatgttataatcaaagctaaacaactcattttacgtcataaaactcatgatgaataccacataaacacctcgcgaatttgatagtcacttcagccgaggtggttgcttggttactgccacgtgctttcgagtttgttatttatcagcaggtttcatgttagatgacgctttgattatttgatagtcgattgtaattgtatttcattacatcgtttgatttaatgcaatacctaaaatttttgtggtgttttgtaatgaaggatataattgcggaaaagatatgaagacaaaaagacgatctgatttttctttttttacatgcgtgtactttttttatttatcaataaactaaacatgtttacatatcgtatgaaaaataaattacaagatgcaaaatgatggaacttgaaagtgaaaagataaacaaatttgtttttgtatttatttttcagatagcaataatttcttcatgcatattcatcaaaaatacgattggtcattaatagctttgattgcacgacccttatactgtgattggacgatcaaatcctacggattaatgatcaatccgtttaatatcaactagtgccaattagtgtcaatcaagcacatctgagatcataagacacttgtcattgtaaacaaggtcatagaactttacagggtgctgcacaaggacacaatatcacgccttgtgcaaacacccaattagcagacgatttgtgacacatacccgcttcgcgacagacactgttgatcacctgaaatatttcatctgaaatgttttataacaattgctatgtctctgctaagctatttcattaaaattttaattcttaacgaatattcgaatacccatttaggtatccgaatacttgcgtgacatccggatatccggatactcggatattcgcttccatccctaatttttttgtattactaacAGATACCGTCCCAAACAAGTAAGTAGCTAGACGTTTGAAATCATAATGAACATAGTTTATTCTCTATGtctcatttcatttaattgatGGTGTCCTATTATAACCCAAAATAATATAAGCAGGGGAATCAACCAACATGCGTTATAatactattgaaaatatttggaCATGCAAAACTGTCACATATGTTGCCTAGTTCTTGGATGAAGGCCGCATACAACAagaacaagagcggtcacagacagctatatcccccgcctcatgggggcatttttttgtaacgaaagccaatcaatggtaagggtagttcctcgggaacataagaaatgcgtaaaattaagaaagggcaataactctttcaaaaaagttcATATTGCAAAAGCCTGAAAATATGCGCtccgtcactatatagtcaaaaacgtaagaggagttgcgaagaaaccaattttaaatgtaaaacaaagaaagagcaataactcttttaaaaatggtcgaattgcgaaagcccgacaatatgcgctgcgtcactatatagtcatcaatctgtgagcGTTTGGtagaaaatgcatgaaaaacgtaagagcagttgcgaagaaaccaattttaaatgtaaaataagcaaaggccaataactctttcaaaaatagtcgaatccggaaagcccgacaatatgcgctgcttctctttatgataatcaatctgtgaaagtttggtagaaatcgcatgaaaaacgtaagaggagttgcgaagaaaccaattttaaatgtaaaaaaggcaataactctttcaagaatggccgaatcgcgaaagcccgacaatatgcgctgcttcactttacgatcatcaatctgtgaaagtttggtagaaatcgcatgaaaaacgtaagaggagttgcgaagaaaccaatcttaaatgtaaaataaacaaagggctataattCTTTCAACAATGGTCGAATCGGgcaagcccgacaatatgcgctgcttctctttatgatcatcaatctgtgaaagtttggtagaaatcgcatgaaaaacgtaagaggagttgcgaagaaaccaattttaaatgtaaaataagcaaaaggcaattactctttcaaaaatggtcaaatcaggagaGCCCGACAATATACGCTGCTTCACTTTacgatcatcaatctgtgaaaaattggtagaaatcgcatgaaaaacgtaagagcagttgcgaagaaaccaattttaaatgtaaaataagcaaaggccaataactctttcaaaaatagtcgaatccggaaagcccgacaatatgcgctgcttctctttatgataatcaatctgtgaaagtttggtagaaatcgcatgaaaaacgtaagaggagttgcgaagaaaccaattttaatgtaaaataagcaaagggcaataactctttcaaaatggtcaaatcaggaaagcccgacaaaattcgctgcttcactttatgatcatcaaattGTGAAAGTTtagtagaaatcgcatgaaaaacgtaagaggagttgcgaagaaacctattttaaacgtaaaataagcaaaaggcaataactcttttaaaaatggtcgaatcgggaaagccccacaatatgcgctgcttcactttatgatcatctgtgaaagtttggtagaaatcgtaTGAGAAATGTAAggggagatgcaaagaaatgaatgtgggacggacggacgcacacatgcacacacgcacgcacgcacggaatcgcgcctaccattgctatatcccctcgccttttcaaggccgGGGATAAAAACACAACGTCATAAGAACAAAACAACAGCACAAGTACACATTAACTTTGTCTATAAAGTGGAAGTTGAAAGTGGTAGCATCATTCCTATTGAAAGGTTAATTGATAGGCTCTGTACTCCTTGCAAAGGTTTTAACAGTATTCTGTTTTCAAGAATCACTAGGATATATCCAAATATCCCGAAGGACAAGTGTTGTGCatttttcttctgaaatatgtaacctcacacttgttccatcatttatcaataattactaaatcaaaataaatcagGTGGGCCACGACGAACATATCACTTACTATTAATCCTCATCAGAGCACGCATCAACTTGAAAAGAATTGGGAATAGCGCGAAACATAACATAAACTGATTGATTTAATGTCGTATATAGCTACATGATAAAAAAGAACCTAATCATGATAATCGTTTTGTGTTTTATGGCTACTATGTGCATGCATACGATGTTagcatttatatgaaaacaaaaactgtcTCAATACCAgatatgaaataaatctatTTCAAACTCACTAGAACCACATCTACACCATTAAACGTACACTTATCTACAATAAGATTTGAAAGAAACAACTCCCATCGAATTGATACATATATTCCCATTTCAGTTTCATTGGAACAATCCCTCTCTCGTCGACAGTTACACAGATAGTTCTGGCTACGAACTATACCTCACTCCGAATCTCCGCCCTTACAATGCTGGTGTGTTAACGATTGGTCAAAGTTACATCGCCATTCCGCCGGGTAAAATGGGACACGTGGAAGAGGGCACCTGTCCTGGCAATTGTACCAATCAGATCATGACGGGAGATTTACAGGTCACATTCGCTCTTAACCACATGCATACGATGGGTAAGTATATCATTCGTGTGCCCACTTTTCTGATAAGAGCTATCGTATTTGGTATATAAATTTCTTCCAATAAGGTATAACGAAACTTCTTTGGAACATTAAAAAAGCTGATTTTTGAATTCGGTCATCAAGTAGTATAAACTTCATTACCTTAATGTTGACACTGGCTCATTTTAAgtgtttatgtaaaataattaaataagtaTAGCACGATTGATAACTCGttggacaagtgtgaggttaggCGCTCACTGTTACTAGTAGTTCGTTGATATAGCTTTGTTTAAATGCTCTTAAAGCTCGTTTGGTTTGTaatcaaacataatttgaaGTACTTGTCTATAATAAAGTTTGTTTAACGTCAGGAAAGGCCCAAATCACAGAGCTGAATCGAAATGGACTGCGTATAGAGTACCTAGCAAAGGATGACCACTTCGACTACAACAGTCCTGTGTATTATGAGTGAGTTcaggtttatttaaaaattcgTTGTTTTTAATACGAATCTTAGCTTAGCGTTCCCGATGgaatgttaaagggactatacacaagattggcactaaaaaatgttgttttttctgtataGATTCGCAggataattatttgataaaatgttttaatctttgatatcatatttgtaaaataaataccaaaatgtaaaaagaaatcatgTCGGAGatcgggttcgaaccggtgtcgccaaaaatGCAGTctagtgttgtatccactgtgctacgaatgTTTACCCTAAACACATGGAATATTTGAGCTAtttacttggtaatatcacgtgataacatcgactagccaatcacgcattagaatgaattctactaggtatacataccaagtaatcttttttaattgaaaaatacgaaacaactgcgaaaaataaattaattgtaaactatgttgtacttcagttagttagtttcaatgcattgtacacaacgataccatgtttatgtcagttttcgacattttttttatttgtttcgctatttcatcatacggtgtataacCCCTTAAGTTCTGAAGATGAACGTAGTCTTcgttctttttcaaaatattctgatattaaacataaacgATATTCGTAGATAACATATATATCTAGACCATCTTTGATACGGCGAGAGTGGTCTAATGCCATAGATGCCCTCTCAGCtaagaggtcatgggttctCTGGACCTTACTCCCAAAAGAACAAAAGTACTATTTTCTTCTCACGAAATCTACCCATTAAAATGCGATTTATTTAAGCtatgatatatatgataaatgGCATATATAGGATCTGTCAAGAGTCGTTATATAATTCACAATTGTATTTAACGAGTGTTAGTAAGCCGGCCTTCGCATTTTTCCGAttagaatatataaaaagaCCTACCTTTTTCAACTGCGCTGATGATGGGATTGACTCTGAATAATTGAATGGAAAATGAACTACTTCATTCTAATACATcttaatcataaaacaaaactagaAATAACCGAATGACTTGCTAATATGTACCAATTAACCGATGATTGTTTCcaattacattgtttacaaacatatgGAGTAAGCTTGTTATATTAAACTTGAAACAAGACTGTATAGCTTGTGTTAGAACGCAATACCAATATATCCAATTTTTACAGATATGAGGATCCTATAACCGTTCGTCCTGGAGACGAACTCCACACAACCTGTGTATGGCAATCGcttgacaaaacaaaaacagtcaaCTATGGCCAAGGGACGCAAGACGAAATGTGTTTTGCTTTCCTTATTTACTACCCTAAGGAAAACTTGCGGTCAAAAAGTGAGTAGTGTGTGTTGACAGACAGTTTACAATAGCTCATAACGATATggtgtgtttgtatttgtattttgcttCATATTCCTGTAAACAatatcagaatattttttttgactGCTGAGCTTGTCCTTGCTGTTGACAGTTCATTTTTTTCGTTAGGAATTTAGATGAAACAAATTCTCTTCATATTCGTCACTTCTATGCACGAAGCGAAAAGTGTCCGTTTGTAATTTGATTTTAGTTCAAGCTTCCGTAAACAATATCATAGTAGATATTTGGGTTACAGGGCTTGTTGTTGATACATTGTACATTGTTGctatttatcaattataatgttttcttgtttCCTATGCATGGGGTTAATGTTTTCATCACCCCTGTCACATTGTAAATCGATAACGGTCTAACAAAAATGTAGGCTTAGGCTTACGGGTATTTTGAATACCCTCTTGACAAAAGGGTCAACATGAGTGgtttgatgtttaaaacatttcgaATATAATCATAACTCTGCATCCAATGTATATAAGTCGAGCGTATTTATAATAACCTGCTGGTGCTCGTTTTCATAGCGTTTCAGAATGTCGCCagtactttttatcaaaatttggaTTCGAATGTGACTAATTATAGCTTCCAACTATATTCCATATTAACAGAAATTTATTAGAAAGATGCAGCTTCctgtatttatttcagttttcatAGCGTTTCAGAATGTCGCCAGtacttttttcatcaaaatttggGTTCGAGTGTGACTAATACCAGCTTCCAACTGTATTccatattaaaagaaattaattagaAAGATGTAGCTTCCTGTATttatttcagtgtgtgtatcAATGAGGGGACTTGATCATTGTGAAATGTGGATGAACGGAAATGTCAGGAGAGGGTGTGATTTTGAGAAGATTTTCAACCCAGTGTAAGTGATTAATTGAACCTACACACGTTAGGATAGCATGCCGTCCCTCgtaaacacatacatattaataCTATTTCGAAGTTTTCTATCAGTACggaataaatatgtaaatagtttGTCAAAGAGAAAATATAGCATGATTTCCTGACCATCTTCCAAAGCACCACTTGGTGTTTGCTTGATTTCTAAAAGATGCGCGAGGTTTGGAAAACAATGTTATGGAAGTTTTAAGCACAATACtaactaaacaaataaaaatggacAAAAGGAAAAACTATCAATAACGCTACAAAAATGTGGTTGATTAAGGTACGCCCCAAATCGCAAATCACAAAGTATAAGTCATCCTGAATCCGAAATATAAaggaacatatttttttatattgtaaacattttctaaaatgaacTGTTATGCAGTATCGTACTATGATCTTCACCTTCCTACTGTAAACGCCATCCGAcatggttatttttaaattgcaaaGTTTATCCTGCGCTAATTAACTTCACACGTTTTGCAACGAGTGTGATATTTTCAGCTTTCTAGCAAACAAAGTCAATgggttttgatattttcaacttTCTAAGCATACaacatcaaattattttaatattttcaactttcttAGCATACGACATCAaattctttcaatatttttaactttcttaTCATACAACATCAAATGcgtttttttgttatatatactCAAGTTTCTTAACTATCAAATCAATTGGTTCAAGATACAAATACAAAGACCTTTACGGCACATAAAAACGTTGTTCATTTTAGCATAAACTTCCTAAGATGAATAACCAGTGCtgtaatattgataatttaacAGATTTACCTTTCAAATGTATAATGAAAGTGagaaaacactttaaaccaaataccAATCTTGGTGCGGATTCTTGAAAAATCAGAAGCTTCCGTCTTTCGTTTTCAAACATAAtgtcaatgtttaaatattcaaacgtAGTCATGGAtgtcaaaatgttgaaatattttaatcattcaGAAATAATAACCTAATGAAAGGCATTATCGTTTTAATTACAGAGACCCCGACACTGTGGCCATGTACGAAGCAGTCTCAGAAAAATGCACACCATTTGTATGCCGGGAGGAATGTCTTGATTACGTTAGAAACCTCAAGCAACAACCCTGCTTCATCGGTGACGTAGGAGACTTGTTGAGAACTCGGTACCTAAGGGATGA encodes:
- the LOC128223976 gene encoding dopamine beta-hydroxylase-like; the protein is MGDRRLLRWLPAVCMLLSSVHAYPSLQIKIPNGDSVPHPCDSSRIWEGVGHENQAGGGVRNPFGRDFDANGKVWDSTICRMDSDGDGRTNGEELGDPDCIWSQGQTPAVTSGLSHPGVCEPLGSSTCAGRNSFVDCGNTGEFDCPPIHADDTVKMDIRYPETPVPAQETTYMCMAFELPSDKPYHLIASTPIIDNREVMHHIIVYGCSGMDTAPRELNKPWNCQGEMQSCREMISLWAAGSNGICFNENMGFQVAGEKGLKYAVMEFHWNNPSLVDSYTDSSGYELYLTPNLRPYNAGVLTIGQSYIAIPPGKMGHVEEGTCPGNCTNQIMTGDLQVTFALNHMHTMGKAQITELNRNGLRIEYLAKDDHFDYNSPVYYEYEDPITVRPGDELHTTCVWQSLDKTKTVNYGQGTQDEMCFAFLIYYPKENLRSKMCVSMRGLDHCEMWMNGNVRRGCDFEKIFNPVDPDTVAMYEAVSEKCTPFVCREECLDYVRNLKQQPCFIGDVGDLLRTRYLRDESTRNEVISFFAAIDSCDMELWEESYRPNGKNDGSISSAENRLASTYFIIAVFALSLFL